The following are encoded in a window of Candidatus Kapaibacterium sp. genomic DNA:
- a CDS encoding GWxTD domain-containing protein, producing the protein MKNIVLLLIFVSYAAYSNPLFVAIDHTSFMDESGNYSWELTYSFQNNILTYIDQDKLGYYYGELFFDIEISSSTQSILTEQWVVASKVEYVNKDKVMNLLGRKSFQLQPGQYKAKLKVLDVYDDERNIETEIVFIVDKVDANNINLSMPVFAYDIDNAVNPKTNWDMMFLRGNYYILPNSALEFVGESHNIKGFFEVYNADKFAQSGYNISYRIFDGAKRGLKSFNAEIKDNKTVQMIPFDLALDTVASGVYYLQIVLSYPIDSPVDSIEVEKKFYINNPTKPPVHKIYFTENEMFQKSEFATLDKWAVEDEFRKASVIAEPAEKDQFESLSTLQAKQRFLFRFWYIRDSDTTTNINETLIEFRRREEYANTYFNTGYVKNGWGSDRGKVLLKYGMPSRREQYDGHFGYNSYEEWMFENVQGGAKFYFVDRVGNGHFRLVHSTARGEIYNENWYNDYVPSTRDIKLDDAHPTPSPVR; encoded by the coding sequence ATGAAAAATATTGTGCTTTTGTTAATTTTTGTTTCGTATGCGGCTTATTCTAATCCGCTATTTGTTGCGATTGACCATACATCTTTTATGGATGAATCCGGAAATTATTCTTGGGAATTGACATATTCATTTCAAAATAATATTTTAACTTATATTGACCAAGACAAGTTAGGATATTATTACGGAGAATTGTTTTTCGATATCGAAATCAGTAGCTCTACCCAATCTATTTTGACAGAACAATGGGTTGTGGCTTCAAAAGTTGAATATGTCAATAAAGACAAAGTTATGAATTTATTAGGTAGGAAGTCATTTCAACTCCAACCCGGACAGTACAAAGCTAAATTAAAAGTTCTCGATGTATATGATGATGAGAGGAATATCGAGACTGAAATTGTCTTTATAGTTGATAAAGTTGATGCTAATAATATTAATTTAAGTATGCCTGTTTTTGCTTATGATATTGATAATGCCGTCAACCCGAAAACTAATTGGGATATGATGTTTTTACGCGGGAACTACTACATATTGCCAAATTCGGCGTTGGAATTCGTTGGAGAATCTCATAATATTAAAGGTTTTTTCGAAGTTTATAATGCTGATAAATTCGCCCAAAGTGGCTATAATATTAGCTATCGTATTTTTGATGGTGCCAAACGTGGTTTGAAAAGTTTTAATGCTGAAATCAAAGATAACAAAACAGTTCAAATGATTCCATTTGATTTAGCTTTGGATACTGTTGCATCAGGTGTTTATTATTTGCAAATTGTACTTTCATATCCAATAGATTCTCCGGTTGATTCGATTGAAGTTGAAAAGAAATTCTATATTAATAATCCAACAAAACCACCTGTTCATAAGATTTACTTTACCGAAAATGAAATGTTCCAAAAAAGCGAATTTGCTACTTTAGATAAGTGGGCGGTAGAAGATGAATTCCGAAAAGCATCTGTTATTGCTGAACCGGCAGAAAAGGATCAATTTGAATCTCTTTCAACTTTACAAGCAAAGCAAAGATTTTTGTTTAGGTTTTGGTACATTCGGGATTCGGATACAACTACCAATATCAATGAAACGCTCATCGAGTTCAGAAGAAGAGAAGAATACGCCAACACTTACTTCAATACAGGCTATGTAAAAAATGGTTGGGGCTCTGACAGAGGTAAAGTATTATTAAAATATGGAATGCCTTCTCGTAGAGAACAATATGACGGGCATTTTGGTTATAATTCTTACGAAGAATGGATGTTCGAAAATGTTCAAGGTGGCGCCAAATTCTATTTTGTTGACCGAGTCGGAAATGGGCATTTTAGATTGGTACATTCTACAGCAAGAGGTGAAATTTATAATGAGAATTGGTATAATGATTACGTACCATCAACTCGTGATATAAAGTTAGATGATGCGCATCCAACACCGAGCCCTGTCAGATAA
- a CDS encoding lysophospholipid acyltransferase family protein, giving the protein MKRLNIIIDYLILLIVMCLGFISRFLTIKSRGKFGQFVGRFLMISRRRKKITFDNIKTAFPEYTEERIQEILVGSYHNLGITMMELLAFPYLKIEGLRQYMKYENEDLFRQIHSCGKGMILLSGHYGNWEMLACTAGAFSKIPITIVVKPQRNKFIDHYLNQYRTMYGNSVVPMSKAAKSMIKAIKNNEAIALLVDQSADASKDIFVEFFGRKAVTYEAPASLALRLNVPIIIGFAVRTSDFTYNVELIELKHDDLSNDSIGIAELTKRHVAILENMIRKHPHLWAWQHNRWKHKVPNYANE; this is encoded by the coding sequence ATGAAGCGTTTAAATATCATAATTGATTACCTCATATTGTTAATTGTGATGTGCTTAGGCTTTATTTCAAGATTTTTGACTATTAAATCTCGGGGTAAATTCGGACAGTTCGTTGGTCGCTTTCTAATGATTTCGAGACGGCGAAAAAAAATCACTTTTGATAATATAAAGACTGCCTTTCCGGAATATACTGAAGAGCGGATTCAGGAAATTCTTGTCGGTTCATATCATAATCTCGGAATTACTATGATGGAATTATTGGCTTTTCCCTATCTCAAGATTGAAGGGTTGAGGCAATATATGAAATATGAAAATGAAGATTTATTCAGGCAAATCCACTCTTGTGGAAAAGGGATGATATTATTATCCGGTCATTACGGAAATTGGGAAATGTTGGCTTGCACTGCCGGTGCTTTCTCAAAAATCCCTATCACCATTGTTGTCAAACCACAGCGTAACAAATTTATAGACCATTACCTGAATCAATATAGGACTATGTACGGAAATTCGGTAGTTCCAATGTCTAAAGCTGCAAAAAGCATGATAAAGGCTATCAAAAACAACGAAGCTATTGCATTGCTTGTTGACCAGAGTGCTGATGCAAGTAAGGATATTTTTGTTGAATTTTTTGGAAGAAAAGCTGTTACTTACGAGGCACCGGCTTCGTTAGCTTTACGCTTAAATGTACCAATAATAATTGGATTTGCTGTAAGAACTTCTGATTTCACTTATAATGTAGAATTGATTGAATTGAAGCATGATGATTTGAGTAATGACAGCATAGGCATTGCCGAGCTCACCAAACGCCATGTAGCTATATTGGAGAATATGATTAGAAAGCATCCGCATCTGTGGGCATGGCAACACAATCGTTGGAAGCATAAAGTACCAAATTACGCAAATGAATAA
- a CDS encoding glycosyltransferase family 9 protein, with protein MNNQFQNIAVLQTAFLGDVALAMPLCNALKRIYPNSRLTFITTKAASPIAEIVSSIDEVIEFDKRNSHSGFKGTLAFGKFLKVFKFDLFVSLHRSFRSSLIAKLAKADYSISYDTAVLSFLFDKKCKYRLHEHEIRRNLNFLGCIGKGEFIDENDNPAVNLNFPDYDTNYVEQYLNQIGKNSNKIALIAPNSVWETKKWTKTGYINLAEILTSRGFNVLIIGSHSDKAYCDEIAQKTGAINTCGNFTIPQTIYLMKKSQFLVCNDSAPIHFAGMVNCPVVAIFGPTSPLFGFYPRSQQSTVIERAELNCKPCEIHGNKKCPIGTFDCMNLIKAEEVAHATMNITSTQTTQ; from the coding sequence ATGAATAATCAGTTTCAAAATATTGCTGTATTGCAAACTGCTTTCCTTGGTGATGTTGCTCTTGCCATGCCATTGTGTAATGCTCTGAAGAGAATTTATCCTAATTCTCGGCTGACATTTATTACTACAAAAGCTGCAAGTCCAATTGCCGAAATTGTATCAAGTATTGATGAAGTCATCGAATTCGATAAACGAAATTCTCATAGTGGATTCAAAGGGACTCTCGCTTTTGGCAAATTTCTGAAAGTGTTCAAATTTGATTTATTCGTTTCCTTACATCGTTCCTTTCGTTCTTCATTGATTGCCAAACTTGCCAAAGCAGATTATTCGATTTCTTATGACACTGCTGTGCTATCATTTTTATTTGACAAAAAATGCAAGTATCGGCTGCACGAACATGAAATCAGAAGGAATCTGAATTTTTTAGGATGCATAGGCAAAGGTGAGTTCATTGATGAAAATGATAATCCCGCTGTCAATCTAAATTTCCCCGATTATGACACAAACTATGTCGAGCAATATCTAAATCAGATTGGCAAGAATTCTAATAAAATTGCATTAATTGCCCCAAATTCTGTTTGGGAAACTAAAAAGTGGACAAAAACCGGCTATATCAATTTAGCTGAAATTTTGACAAGTAGGGGATTCAATGTACTGATTATAGGCTCACATTCCGATAAGGCTTATTGCGATGAAATAGCTCAAAAAACCGGAGCTATAAATACTTGTGGCAATTTCACTATTCCTCAGACTATTTATCTGATGAAAAAATCTCAATTTTTAGTTTGCAATGATAGCGCCCCTATTCACTTTGCAGGGATGGTTAATTGTCCGGTTGTTGCCATTTTCGGACCAACATCTCCGTTGTTCGGCTTTTATCCACGCTCTCAGCAAAGCACTGTCATCGAAAGGGCGGAGCTTAATTGCAAGCCATGTGAAATTCATGGAAACAAAAAATGTCCCATAGGGACATTTGATTGTATGAATCTTATCAAAGCTGAGGAAGTAGCCCACGCTACGATGAACATCACTTCGACTCAGACAACTCAATAA
- a CDS encoding EVE domain-containing protein, which produces MGRYSNHQARINLNSMKTGDLVLIYHSQTDKDVRAIAKVTKQAFKDTTAEDDRWVAVELTFVKELKNYVTLTAIKADKSLSEVPLIRHTRLSVMPLSMAQYERIIELSESK; this is translated from the coding sequence TTGGGACGGTATTCAAATCATCAAGCTCGGATTAATTTGAATTCGATGAAAACCGGCGACTTAGTGTTGATTTATCATAGCCAGACAGATAAAGACGTTCGGGCAATTGCAAAAGTTACTAAACAAGCCTTTAAGGACACGACAGCTGAAGATGACAGATGGGTAGCAGTTGAGCTAACATTCGTTAAAGAATTGAAAAATTACGTAACTTTGACAGCTATTAAAGCTGATAAGTCGCTTTCCGAAGTCCCTCTTATAAGGCATACTCGATTATCTGTGATGCCGTTAAGTATGGCACAATATGAGCGAATTATTGAGTTGTCTGAGTCGAAGTGA